A single genomic interval of Prochlorococcus marinus XMU1406 harbors:
- a CDS encoding RNB domain-containing ribonuclease, whose amino-acid sequence MFTSSSIIDNLNQSEGLEYKKLCRLLKITKKSDKDKLDIALTALEKLEIINKNENDEYTCIKDNDHLVAKIRCSSKGYCFAVRGKDKEDIYIKENLLNYAWNGDKVLVRIIKEGYRRRSPEGIVDCILERSNQILLSKVEIINNDVYAIPIDDRILSKIKLPKENQKYTFKPENKNIVKVEIDRFPIGQEEGVGHVIEELKLNNNEEYDTDFVLSKSNIVRSHNLNHIESKKIEKRERIDLTDKNSYLFKKWNSKNSPMLPMIQIEQLKNKSTKLWIHTNNLAERVDLNSKKSLEILFKGLESLPLLNDWQNYISEAIKNDSEFKFGEKNEAISLCLNLNSDNEIIDWSFHLTLVKCSLIVGSDHTDALLSRKSKSRITSRVLKPIKEYIDDLDKILEISCSFRQKHLLEGKVEIPAPLNKIEALEEFFVHNPAEYSKGYFESLNKEDCQTYLSPILYEANLIWFKHSNQYGLKSAGYISNGIDYVNANEIIKFSEFIDNDIELNEDGNLTFSQVIKLCGDDNKKRILHKLLINEFKDNEIRLISKNPDNDETEKLFISPWTIPGFDFTNLINQYCIFNMIINGKKSKKNNINAINISESNSLDLVNWDIFNSSISKNLEILFNKFVIDKLNEFKYKVNHYKSNMINIKKVRKAEKLLGNIYSGFILSVQTYGFFVDISELNVEGLVHVSTLNNDWYEYRSRQNLLIGRKSKKSYKVGDAIEVKIIKVDILKYQIDLELT is encoded by the coding sequence ATGTTCACATCATCTTCAATAATTGATAATCTTAATCAGTCAGAAGGATTAGAATATAAAAAATTATGCAGATTATTAAAAATTACAAAGAAATCTGATAAGGATAAATTAGATATTGCTTTAACAGCTCTAGAAAAACTTGAAATAATTAATAAAAATGAAAATGATGAATATACTTGCATAAAGGATAATGATCATCTTGTCGCTAAAATAAGATGTAGTAGCAAAGGCTATTGCTTTGCTGTAAGGGGAAAAGACAAAGAAGATATCTATATTAAAGAAAATCTACTTAACTATGCATGGAATGGAGATAAAGTTTTAGTAAGGATAATAAAAGAGGGTTATAGAAGAAGATCACCTGAGGGAATAGTTGATTGTATTCTTGAAAGATCAAATCAAATACTTCTTTCTAAAGTTGAAATAATAAACAATGATGTATACGCAATCCCAATAGACGATAGAATCCTTTCTAAAATTAAACTTCCAAAAGAGAATCAAAAATACACTTTCAAACCAGAAAATAAGAATATAGTAAAAGTTGAGATTGATAGATTTCCCATAGGTCAAGAAGAAGGAGTAGGTCATGTGATAGAAGAACTAAAACTAAACAATAATGAGGAATATGATACAGACTTTGTTTTATCTAAAAGCAATATCGTTAGATCGCATAATTTAAATCATATTGAATCTAAAAAAATAGAAAAAAGGGAGAGGATAGACCTTACAGATAAAAACTCTTATTTATTCAAAAAATGGAATTCTAAGAATTCTCCAATGCTCCCAATGATTCAAATAGAACAGCTAAAAAATAAAAGTACTAAATTATGGATTCATACAAATAATCTTGCAGAAAGAGTAGATCTAAATAGTAAAAAATCTCTAGAAATATTATTTAAAGGCTTAGAATCATTACCTTTATTAAATGATTGGCAAAACTACATTAGTGAAGCCATAAAAAATGATTCTGAATTTAAATTTGGTGAAAAGAATGAAGCAATAAGCCTCTGCCTGAATTTAAATAGTGATAATGAAATAATTGATTGGTCATTTCATCTTACTTTAGTAAAATGCTCTCTTATTGTTGGAAGTGATCATACTGATGCACTTTTATCTAGAAAAAGTAAATCAAGAATAACCTCTCGGGTATTAAAACCTATAAAGGAATATATTGACGATTTAGATAAAATACTTGAAATTTCATGTTCATTCAGACAAAAACATCTTTTGGAGGGTAAGGTTGAAATTCCTGCCCCACTTAATAAAATTGAAGCACTAGAAGAATTTTTTGTTCACAATCCAGCTGAATATTCAAAAGGATACTTTGAATCATTAAATAAAGAAGATTGCCAAACTTACCTTTCACCAATACTATATGAAGCTAATTTAATATGGTTCAAACATTCAAATCAATATGGCTTAAAAAGTGCAGGATACATCTCAAATGGAATAGATTACGTTAATGCTAATGAAATCATCAAATTTTCAGAATTTATTGATAATGATATAGAGCTTAATGAAGATGGCAACTTGACATTTAGTCAAGTAATTAAATTATGCGGCGATGATAATAAAAAAAGAATCTTACATAAACTTCTAATTAATGAATTTAAGGACAATGAAATAAGGTTGATATCAAAAAATCCTGATAATGATGAAACAGAAAAATTATTTATTTCTCCATGGACAATTCCTGGATTTGACTTCACAAATCTTATAAACCAGTACTGTATTTTTAATATGATAATTAATGGTAAGAAATCAAAGAAAAATAATATAAATGCAATTAATATATCTGAAAGTAATTCATTAGACTTAGTTAATTGGGATATATTTAATTCATCAATTTCAAAAAATTTAGAAATATTATTTAATAAGTTTGTGATAGATAAACTAAATGAATTCAAGTACAAAGTTAACCACTATAAATCTAATATGATAAATATAAAAAAAGTAAGAAAAGCAGAAAAATTACTAGGTAATATTTATAGTGGGTTTATATTATCAGTACAAACATATGGTTTCTTTGTTGATATATCAGAACTAAATGTAGAGGGTTTAGTACACGTAAGCACTCTTAATAATGATTGGTATGAATATAGGTCAAGGCAAAATCTATTGATTGGAAGAAAATCTAAAAAATCATATAAAGTTGGAGATGCAATAGAAGTAAAAATCATAAAAGTCGACATCCTTAAATATCAAATTGATTTAGAATTAACATAA
- a CDS encoding DUF2996 domain-containing protein: MEENLDKNIEVNIEVSNNTSKSNSEEIKVPKSEKVINMDTNNGNSEINSASKIVMKNEIDTPDKPITKPKKELPVEKKPFQEFINMHLIPSLTEEINQRGLEINNISLTNTNRPIAGDKCWVINCEIKDICNFWLSFEKDDISSLKSISLSKPNQQPSIIESFLIDEKRITLKLIISRVLQRLNGQKLIGVN; the protein is encoded by the coding sequence ATGGAAGAAAATTTAGACAAAAATATTGAAGTTAATATAGAAGTATCTAACAACACGAGTAAATCAAACTCTGAGGAAATAAAAGTACCTAAATCAGAAAAAGTTATCAATATGGATACAAATAATGGCAATTCTGAAATTAATTCTGCATCTAAAATTGTTATGAAAAATGAAATTGATACTCCCGACAAACCTATAACAAAACCAAAAAAAGAACTCCCAGTAGAGAAAAAGCCTTTCCAAGAATTTATTAACATGCACCTAATTCCTTCACTTACTGAGGAAATTAATCAAAGAGGATTAGAAATAAACAATATTAGCCTCACTAACACAAATAGACCTATTGCTGGAGATAAATGTTGGGTAATAAATTGTGAAATTAAAGATATATGTAACTTTTGGTTATCCTTTGAGAAGGATGACATTAGTTCATTAAAAAGTATTTCTTTATCAAAACCTAATCAACAACCCAGTATTATTGAATCCTTTCTTATTGACGAAAAAAGAATTACCCTAAAATTAATAATTTCAAGAGTACTTCAAAGATTGAATGGGCAAAAGTTAATAGGAGTTAATTAG
- the acsF gene encoding magnesium-protoporphyrin IX monomethyl ester (oxidative) cyclase, translated as MAQSTVESKNKKDINNGKIPAKETILSPRFYTTDFEAMENMDLSINEEELEAICEEFRKDYNRHHFVRNSEFEGAAEKLDPETRELFVDFLEGSCTSEFSGFLLYKELSKRIKVKNPLLAECFAHMARDEARHAGFLNKSMSDFGLQLDLGFLTANKDYTYFPPRSIFYATYLSEKIGYWRYIAIYRHLEKNPDSKIFPLFNYFENWCQDENRHGDFFDALMKAQPRTVKSLSQKITIGGSTFTHPLFDYFHRFRYFLNNLPLTSKLWSRFFLLAVFATMYARDLGIKKDFYSSLGLDARDYDQFVINKTNETSARVFPVVLDVYDKSFYGRLDKIVDNNKVLSDIANSDVNKVSKTFKKLPKYLSNGYQLLRLYLLKPLDSKDFQPSIR; from the coding sequence ATGGCTCAATCAACTGTTGAATCAAAAAATAAAAAAGATATTAATAATGGAAAAATTCCAGCAAAAGAAACAATTTTGTCCCCAAGATTCTATACAACGGACTTTGAGGCTATGGAAAATATGGATTTATCAATAAACGAGGAGGAATTGGAAGCTATTTGTGAGGAATTTAGGAAAGATTACAATAGACATCATTTTGTAAGAAATAGTGAATTTGAAGGCGCTGCAGAAAAATTAGATCCTGAGACAAGAGAGCTTTTTGTTGATTTTCTCGAGGGAAGTTGTACATCAGAATTTTCAGGTTTTTTACTTTACAAGGAACTTAGTAAGAGAATTAAAGTCAAAAACCCTCTACTTGCTGAATGTTTTGCTCATATGGCCAGAGATGAAGCAAGACATGCAGGTTTTTTAAATAAATCAATGAGTGACTTTGGACTTCAGTTAGATTTAGGTTTTTTAACAGCCAATAAAGATTACACTTATTTCCCTCCAAGAAGTATTTTTTATGCTACTTATTTATCCGAAAAAATAGGTTATTGGAGATACATAGCAATTTATAGGCATCTCGAAAAGAACCCTGATAGCAAAATTTTTCCACTATTTAATTACTTTGAAAATTGGTGTCAAGATGAAAATAGACATGGGGATTTCTTTGACGCATTAATGAAAGCACAGCCACGTACTGTTAAATCTTTAAGCCAAAAAATTACCATTGGCGGCTCTACTTTTACACACCCATTATTCGACTACTTCCATAGGTTTAGATATTTTTTGAATAATCTTCCATTAACATCCAAGTTATGGTCTAGGTTCTTTCTATTAGCTGTATTTGCAACTATGTATGCAAGGGATTTGGGAATTAAAAAAGATTTCTACAGTTCTTTAGGTTTAGATGCCAGAGATTACGACCAGTTTGTTATTAATAAAACAAATGAAACTTCTGCTAGAGTTTTTCCTGTGGTACTAGACGTTTATGATAAATCTTTTTATGGAAGATTAGATAAAATAGTAGACAATAATAAGGTTCTTTCCGATATTGCAAACAGTGATGTAAATAAAGTATCTAAAACTTTTAAAAAATTACCTAAATATTTATCAAACGGTTACCAGTTATTAAGACTATACTTATTAAAACCTCTTGATAGCAAAGATTTCCAACCTTCGATTAGATAA